The Ranitomeya imitator isolate aRanImi1 chromosome 8, aRanImi1.pri, whole genome shotgun sequence genome window below encodes:
- the MGAT3 gene encoding beta-1,4-mannosyl-glycoprotein 4-beta-N-acetylglucosaminyltransferase isoform X1: MIKGKYYLYRMRRNSYMSQKVKPGRYCECALNMLCFRMKMRWHKMFLLLCMAGLCVISVLHFLKALSYVSLSKDLVSLSPNFISGFFWESRPLIPQHKERSDDGIQVLRTPGYYRPPEAAVLQPRPPPSGQSQGFNTGELHHKEFVLLEDTTEYFVRTKSGGVCFKPGTKSLDRLPSEKPERSSPRKALPSISRQSQQQTQKRRKWVECVCLPGWHGPSCGVPTVVQHSNLPTKDRLTPRLKPRRVINAININHEFDLLETRFRELDGAVDVFLICESNFTAYGEPRPLVFRQMLLNGTFEYIKSKVVYVFLDHFPEGGKQDGWIADDYLRTFLTHNGIARLRNLRDDDLFIIDDADEIPSREGVLFLKLYDGWTEPIAFHMRKSLYGFFWKQPGTLEVISGCTVGMLRTVYGTDGIRLRRREYYTMPNFRQYENKTGHILVQWSIGSPLHFAGWHCSWCFPPEGIHFKLISAQNGDFPRWGDYEDKRDLNYIRWLIKTGGWFDGTKQEYPAADPHEHMYAPKFIMENPQRFGYLIKNPYS, translated from the coding sequence GATGAAGATGAGGTGGCACAAGATGTTCCTGCTCCTTTGCATGGCTGGACTGTGTGTAATCTCGGTTCTCCACTTTCTGAAAGCCCTATCTTATGTTTCACTGTCAAAGGACTTGGTCTCTCTTAGTCCAAATTTCATTTCTGGCTTCTTTTGGGAGTCTCGGCCTCTAATACCTCAACACAAAGAAAGGTCTGATGATGGCATCCAGGTTCTACGCACCCCTGGCTACTATCGGCCTCCGGAGGCTGCTGTGCTGCAACCCAGGCCTCCTCCTTCAGGACAAAGTCAAGGCTTTAACACAGGTGAATTGCACCATAAggaatttgttttgctggaagataCAACGGAGTATTTTGTGAGAACTAAGTCTGGTGGTGTATGTTTCAAACCAGGAACAAAGTCACTAGACCGCTTGCCCTCTGAAAAGCCAGAACGGTCTTCTCCACGCAAGGCTTTGCCTAGCATTTCTCGACAGTCACAGCAGCAAACACAGAAACGAAGGAAATGGGTGGAATGTGTTTGTTTACCAGGCTGGCACGGGCCTAGTTGTGGGGTgccaacagttgttcaacactccaATCTCCCCACAAAGGATCGATTAACCCCACGGCTAAAGCCACGCCGTGTTATCAATGCCATTAATATAAATCATGAATTTGATCTGCTGGAGACACGCTTCCGAGAGCTGGATGGGGCGGTGGATGTTTTCTTAATATGTGAATCAAACTTTACAGCGTATGGGGAGCCGCGTCCCCTCGTATTCCGCCAAATGCTTCTCAATGGCACATTTGAGTACATTAAATCCAAAGTGGTGTATGTGTTTCTGGACCACTTCCCTGAAGGCGGGAAACAAGATGGGTGGATAGCGGACGACTATCTGCGGACATTTTTGACTCACAACGGGATTGCTCGTCTACGCAACTTGCGGGATGATGACCTATTTATTATAGATGACGCCGATGAGATCCCCAGCAGGGAAGGAGTGCTCTTTCTTAAGCTTTATGACGGGTGGACAGAACCCATTGCTTTCCATATGCGCAAATCACTCTATGGCTTCTTTTGGAAGCAACCAGGCACACTGGAGGTAATTTCTGGCTGCACCGTTGGAATGCTTCGTACAGTATATGGCACAGACGGTATCCGCCTGCGACGACGGGAGTATTACACCATGCCCAACTTCCGCCAGTACGAGAACAAAACTGGGCACATTCTTGTTCAGTGGTCTATAGGGAGCCCTTTACATTTTGCTGGCTGGCACTGCTCCTGGTGCTTCCCTCCAGAAGGAATCCACTTCAAGCTGATCTCTGCACAAAATGGAGATTTTCCAAGATGGGGTGACTATGAAGACAAAAGAGACTTAAACTATATTAGATGGCTTATAAAGACTGGGGGTTGGTTTGATGGAACCAAGCAAGAATATCCAGCAGCAGACCCCCACGAGCACATGTATGCCCCAAAATTTATCATGGAAAACCCCCAACGTTTTGGTTACTTAATTAAAAACCCCTATAGCTGA
- the MGAT3 gene encoding beta-1,4-mannosyl-glycoprotein 4-beta-N-acetylglucosaminyltransferase isoform X2, translating into MIKGKYYLYRMRRNSYMSQKVKPGRMKMRWHKMFLLLCMAGLCVISVLHFLKALSYVSLSKDLVSLSPNFISGFFWESRPLIPQHKERSDDGIQVLRTPGYYRPPEAAVLQPRPPPSGQSQGFNTGELHHKEFVLLEDTTEYFVRTKSGGVCFKPGTKSLDRLPSEKPERSSPRKALPSISRQSQQQTQKRRKWVECVCLPGWHGPSCGVPTVVQHSNLPTKDRLTPRLKPRRVINAININHEFDLLETRFRELDGAVDVFLICESNFTAYGEPRPLVFRQMLLNGTFEYIKSKVVYVFLDHFPEGGKQDGWIADDYLRTFLTHNGIARLRNLRDDDLFIIDDADEIPSREGVLFLKLYDGWTEPIAFHMRKSLYGFFWKQPGTLEVISGCTVGMLRTVYGTDGIRLRRREYYTMPNFRQYENKTGHILVQWSIGSPLHFAGWHCSWCFPPEGIHFKLISAQNGDFPRWGDYEDKRDLNYIRWLIKTGGWFDGTKQEYPAADPHEHMYAPKFIMENPQRFGYLIKNPYS; encoded by the coding sequence GATGAAGATGAGGTGGCACAAGATGTTCCTGCTCCTTTGCATGGCTGGACTGTGTGTAATCTCGGTTCTCCACTTTCTGAAAGCCCTATCTTATGTTTCACTGTCAAAGGACTTGGTCTCTCTTAGTCCAAATTTCATTTCTGGCTTCTTTTGGGAGTCTCGGCCTCTAATACCTCAACACAAAGAAAGGTCTGATGATGGCATCCAGGTTCTACGCACCCCTGGCTACTATCGGCCTCCGGAGGCTGCTGTGCTGCAACCCAGGCCTCCTCCTTCAGGACAAAGTCAAGGCTTTAACACAGGTGAATTGCACCATAAggaatttgttttgctggaagataCAACGGAGTATTTTGTGAGAACTAAGTCTGGTGGTGTATGTTTCAAACCAGGAACAAAGTCACTAGACCGCTTGCCCTCTGAAAAGCCAGAACGGTCTTCTCCACGCAAGGCTTTGCCTAGCATTTCTCGACAGTCACAGCAGCAAACACAGAAACGAAGGAAATGGGTGGAATGTGTTTGTTTACCAGGCTGGCACGGGCCTAGTTGTGGGGTgccaacagttgttcaacactccaATCTCCCCACAAAGGATCGATTAACCCCACGGCTAAAGCCACGCCGTGTTATCAATGCCATTAATATAAATCATGAATTTGATCTGCTGGAGACACGCTTCCGAGAGCTGGATGGGGCGGTGGATGTTTTCTTAATATGTGAATCAAACTTTACAGCGTATGGGGAGCCGCGTCCCCTCGTATTCCGCCAAATGCTTCTCAATGGCACATTTGAGTACATTAAATCCAAAGTGGTGTATGTGTTTCTGGACCACTTCCCTGAAGGCGGGAAACAAGATGGGTGGATAGCGGACGACTATCTGCGGACATTTTTGACTCACAACGGGATTGCTCGTCTACGCAACTTGCGGGATGATGACCTATTTATTATAGATGACGCCGATGAGATCCCCAGCAGGGAAGGAGTGCTCTTTCTTAAGCTTTATGACGGGTGGACAGAACCCATTGCTTTCCATATGCGCAAATCACTCTATGGCTTCTTTTGGAAGCAACCAGGCACACTGGAGGTAATTTCTGGCTGCACCGTTGGAATGCTTCGTACAGTATATGGCACAGACGGTATCCGCCTGCGACGACGGGAGTATTACACCATGCCCAACTTCCGCCAGTACGAGAACAAAACTGGGCACATTCTTGTTCAGTGGTCTATAGGGAGCCCTTTACATTTTGCTGGCTGGCACTGCTCCTGGTGCTTCCCTCCAGAAGGAATCCACTTCAAGCTGATCTCTGCACAAAATGGAGATTTTCCAAGATGGGGTGACTATGAAGACAAAAGAGACTTAAACTATATTAGATGGCTTATAAAGACTGGGGGTTGGTTTGATGGAACCAAGCAAGAATATCCAGCAGCAGACCCCCACGAGCACATGTATGCCCCAAAATTTATCATGGAAAACCCCCAACGTTTTGGTTACTTAATTAAAAACCCCTATAGCTGA
- the MGAT3 gene encoding beta-1,4-mannosyl-glycoprotein 4-beta-N-acetylglucosaminyltransferase isoform X3 codes for MKMRWHKMFLLLCMAGLCVISVLHFLKALSYVSLSKDLVSLSPNFISGFFWESRPLIPQHKERSDDGIQVLRTPGYYRPPEAAVLQPRPPPSGQSQGFNTGELHHKEFVLLEDTTEYFVRTKSGGVCFKPGTKSLDRLPSEKPERSSPRKALPSISRQSQQQTQKRRKWVECVCLPGWHGPSCGVPTVVQHSNLPTKDRLTPRLKPRRVINAININHEFDLLETRFRELDGAVDVFLICESNFTAYGEPRPLVFRQMLLNGTFEYIKSKVVYVFLDHFPEGGKQDGWIADDYLRTFLTHNGIARLRNLRDDDLFIIDDADEIPSREGVLFLKLYDGWTEPIAFHMRKSLYGFFWKQPGTLEVISGCTVGMLRTVYGTDGIRLRRREYYTMPNFRQYENKTGHILVQWSIGSPLHFAGWHCSWCFPPEGIHFKLISAQNGDFPRWGDYEDKRDLNYIRWLIKTGGWFDGTKQEYPAADPHEHMYAPKFIMENPQRFGYLIKNPYS; via the coding sequence ATGAAGATGAGGTGGCACAAGATGTTCCTGCTCCTTTGCATGGCTGGACTGTGTGTAATCTCGGTTCTCCACTTTCTGAAAGCCCTATCTTATGTTTCACTGTCAAAGGACTTGGTCTCTCTTAGTCCAAATTTCATTTCTGGCTTCTTTTGGGAGTCTCGGCCTCTAATACCTCAACACAAAGAAAGGTCTGATGATGGCATCCAGGTTCTACGCACCCCTGGCTACTATCGGCCTCCGGAGGCTGCTGTGCTGCAACCCAGGCCTCCTCCTTCAGGACAAAGTCAAGGCTTTAACACAGGTGAATTGCACCATAAggaatttgttttgctggaagataCAACGGAGTATTTTGTGAGAACTAAGTCTGGTGGTGTATGTTTCAAACCAGGAACAAAGTCACTAGACCGCTTGCCCTCTGAAAAGCCAGAACGGTCTTCTCCACGCAAGGCTTTGCCTAGCATTTCTCGACAGTCACAGCAGCAAACACAGAAACGAAGGAAATGGGTGGAATGTGTTTGTTTACCAGGCTGGCACGGGCCTAGTTGTGGGGTgccaacagttgttcaacactccaATCTCCCCACAAAGGATCGATTAACCCCACGGCTAAAGCCACGCCGTGTTATCAATGCCATTAATATAAATCATGAATTTGATCTGCTGGAGACACGCTTCCGAGAGCTGGATGGGGCGGTGGATGTTTTCTTAATATGTGAATCAAACTTTACAGCGTATGGGGAGCCGCGTCCCCTCGTATTCCGCCAAATGCTTCTCAATGGCACATTTGAGTACATTAAATCCAAAGTGGTGTATGTGTTTCTGGACCACTTCCCTGAAGGCGGGAAACAAGATGGGTGGATAGCGGACGACTATCTGCGGACATTTTTGACTCACAACGGGATTGCTCGTCTACGCAACTTGCGGGATGATGACCTATTTATTATAGATGACGCCGATGAGATCCCCAGCAGGGAAGGAGTGCTCTTTCTTAAGCTTTATGACGGGTGGACAGAACCCATTGCTTTCCATATGCGCAAATCACTCTATGGCTTCTTTTGGAAGCAACCAGGCACACTGGAGGTAATTTCTGGCTGCACCGTTGGAATGCTTCGTACAGTATATGGCACAGACGGTATCCGCCTGCGACGACGGGAGTATTACACCATGCCCAACTTCCGCCAGTACGAGAACAAAACTGGGCACATTCTTGTTCAGTGGTCTATAGGGAGCCCTTTACATTTTGCTGGCTGGCACTGCTCCTGGTGCTTCCCTCCAGAAGGAATCCACTTCAAGCTGATCTCTGCACAAAATGGAGATTTTCCAAGATGGGGTGACTATGAAGACAAAAGAGACTTAAACTATATTAGATGGCTTATAAAGACTGGGGGTTGGTTTGATGGAACCAAGCAAGAATATCCAGCAGCAGACCCCCACGAGCACATGTATGCCCCAAAATTTATCATGGAAAACCCCCAACGTTTTGGTTACTTAATTAAAAACCCCTATAGCTGA